A region of the Phyllopteryx taeniolatus isolate TA_2022b chromosome 9, UOR_Ptae_1.2, whole genome shotgun sequence genome:
TAATTTTGCGTAGTGTGATATTTGACAACAAAGGCTTATTAGTTCCCCCTGGTGTCAGTATTGAGTAATTTATTGAATTttaggtttatatatatatatatatatatatatatatataattttaatagattttttaaGACATGTTCATATTAGTCATTCATAAGAcgtttattttagattttatttttagctgAGTGTTCCATactttgacaattttgcaaCAATTTGATCTCTCTTAGCGATTACTCTGCAGTGTTGTGCAATAACGTTTTTATGAACAATTTTCTTTCCTATATTTTTCTAAGGATGTACCGCTCCCTGGTGGTGAGATAAAACACCTACATTTTGTTTGCCAATTTCAAAGAGTGCAATAACTTTTCCTCAGCCCAAAGCCTCAaactacggaagcgtattgctgccacacaaaaaaaaaaaaggttcactatcacgttataacgtgatGTTTCATGTTAGAACATGAAACGTATcacgttgttttttttcggtTTTTTTTGCGTGGCAGCAATACGCTCAAACATCTCACACacaatgttattattatataatatcaTATAAATTGAAGCAATGATTTAAGACCCCCAATACAACACACAACTgtctttcaacaacaacaacaaaacacactgaGATGTTTCCCTAATATGTTTCACCTTAGTAAGATATGTAGTGCAGTACTGAGTTGCATTCACATGTTATTCTGTGATATTCTATGAAAAGTAATAACTCTCTGAAAGGCTCAATCAAAACTAAGCATTCTTATCAGTgtaaaagcacttttttttaatggacctTATTAGATTTTATTTGCATTCCTAATCAGAGTGTCCATATGTATTTAATGGTCTTGTATGAATGAAGGGGGAATGGTATCATTTTGATCAAATTTCAAGGGAAAGAAAATTGCTGTACATTGTCATTTATATCTGGACATAGTTTGCATGTAACGCTGTTTGTGGAATCTATAACTAGACTCAATTTGAAAGGTGTCCGTAGAAGGTCTCCGATAGCCTGGCTGCATGCTTGTGAGCCGCAGCAAGGGGGGCTGCTCCCGACTGAAAGAAGTGACTCGTGTCGAGGGCCTGTTACAAGGTTCGGAAAAAGTCCTGGGAAGGAAGGATCTCCACAGGTACACTCCATGGCTTGGTTTAATTGGAGATTTACATACACGTGAAGCATTGTGAGGCTTGGGGGTGTGGGAAAAGGAGATGCTCCGTTGGGGAAGTGGGGCTCCACTGCCCCCGCGTCTCCCACCCGAACATTGGGGTCTCCTCCTGGGTTGAGTGTGGTCCTCCACCACATGTTGTTCTGACACCAAACTGGCATCGTGAACCACTGCTCTTTCCTGTCGTTCCCTCCGTGGAGAAGGTGTCTTCTGCCTCTTCTCTGGAGAAGACCTACGCTCTTGTGTCTTCTCGCATGACTCCGCTTGATGTTTACTCATTACGTCACTATCCTCAGAAGAAAAGTGTATTTGTGCGGACTGGGTCAAGTGAGGTTTAGTGGAGCCAACCCTTTTTCTGCGCTTTGTAGATTTAGGTTTCTTGATGTGGTTTCCTTCCACTATCAGATTCAAACCAATAAACTGTGGGGTTTCAACTGCAGGCTGAGAGGGTGAGAAAGCAAAACACGAAGGAATGCACACAAGGTATGCTCATTGACCCAAACATAAGTTACACTTGGCCGTTCTGCTGATGATGTATCCAATACGTACACAACTCACAAAAACTCAGGGatgttaatttgaccttctctaataGGTTTAATGCACAGGTCCAACTATTCAGCTTTTTAGTACTTTTTGCAAAACTTGCTGTTCTATCAAGCTGCCGAACggcaaaaatgcacatttttgatCCATGAAATTTCCAAGGACATCAaattctatgcctttctgtgatttttttctggtctcactgtatctctgttgcaactTGCTGAAGACACTCTATGTACTTCATAATGCCAAGGTACTATTGGGCTGATGACGCCAacgtgaacagcatgatgaagaggactgtttaaataccaattctaattgaacctgTTGTAAATTCAGCTCCTTTTTTGAGACTGGCAAGTTGTGCACAAAGTACTAACACTTCAAAAAAGTTGGAGATGTGcattagagaaggtcaaattaagttgacTTGTAAAGGTTGTCGTGCATTTTACGGTCATCCTCAAATTTAACAGAAAAGTCGAATatccttaacttttttttgaGTCGAAAAAGTACTGAATCCCTGAACAGTTAGACACATcctttctcagggcattgacttgaatgcaactggactgttttgGTTTTCTTCAAGAGAATTTTCAGACTTCAACAGTTTGTGCACATAGGTTAGATAGGACAGCTCCAGCCTGAGTGTTGGTGTGGAAATGAGAAAACGTAATCACAACCAAACAATTGATGTTGGTGGGCGGACGCCTGTGTTGAATGTATCTTCAAGACTGTTATTTTGCTTCCCAAAAAGAGTGACAGAGCATCCCAAAAGATCAACGCTATTTATGGTTTTGGTGCATGCCTTAACTCAGGGGTTTCAGAGCTGGGTTTCGACACCAACACTCAGGCGAGAGCTGCCCTATgcgcatgaactgatgaaacctgctcggatgagacgcgaaatgtcttctaagacaaccaaaACAGCCTAGTTGTGATCGATTCAATGTCCTGAGAATGAAATTGTAAAGGTTGTAGAGATAGGTTCatgctgaaatttcacccaaaagctgaatatccctaactttttgtgagtagtgtaagaTAAAAATTCATATAGAACTAGGCATCTTTGAAAAGGCAGCTACTCTTGTCTTTTTTTCGATACACATCTTGTATGAATCTCAGACTGAGCAGGTGTACCAAATGTTATATATTGTGTTGACTGTTTTATTATTGCATCGTATTTCCTTTACGGCTTGTAAGCGTGATGTTTTATTCACCTGTTTGTAGATCAAGCGGAAGCCTCCTGTACAGGCGTAGGGGTTGTTTCGTTTGTCCAGCACCACCCTCAGTGTGTCCAGTTGCACAGCGGGGCAGAGGCGTGCCGTCACCACGCTGGTGCAGGCCATGGTGGGACTGGCGTTGACTTCAAGAAGCCAAGGCCTCAAATCATTTCCCAACATGAAATCGGCACCGTATAACTCAAAGGTTGCCTTGCGGTGCTCCACATGGTCCTGGGCTGTCTGCAAGACATGGACCACAGCTTGCTGCATGCCCGGGACCACCACGGTCTCCCACTGCGCCTCACGGCCCTGCTGCTGCAGAAAAGTCTTGAAGTCGGAGCTGGACCACATGTTGTCCCTGGGCACGCCTGGGTGGCGCTCATGTGATGGCTGGAAGTGCTTCTGGATGGCGTTGTTGCACAGGTGGACTGAGCTGAGCGACACAATGACTGTGAGTGTTCATTTAAAACAACACTTTACTCCTTATTACttggtcattccagaattggaggtcAGTTTCTTTCCCTCCTCACCATGAAATTTCAAACAATCCGTGCTCAAAATGCAGAAACATGCCCTTGTTGTGTAAAATATAGCTGTCATGAAACAAAATCTAGCTGTAGTAAAAGTGATTcctaacaattatttttcagGAAATTACAACAACTGCCTATTTATGGTGTTTTAGTattaaaacattgtttaaaGAGAGCAAGGTATTTACAACACTTTAGATACATaagtagtttttaaaaatgtcgcACCCACATGTGGACTGATCAATAGTCAATTTTTGAATGattatgaaattgaccaaatttggacagagGAGCTTTCCGCCAGACAGCGATGAAATGTAAGGTAATTTTTTTGTGCATTGCCTAACCTATGAAGTTTTTTTGTGGAGTAGGGCTGAGTGGAGAACCTCAGGTAGCACTCTCTGTAGAACCAGACGGTCAGAGGGTTCCAGTCAGTGACCAGAAACCACTGACGCAGGTCGAACTTGGTTCCATTGATCAACATAGGTTGCTCCAGGTACTTCTGAACCACCCACTTACTATCCTTCGCCATGTTTCTGTCTGAGTCCACCAATGCTAAAATCTGATCCAAGCGATTCATGCAAACAATACCTGCATTGAGCCATGTAAAAGAAAAGATTAAATAGATTCAGATTCAATGAGATCACTAGATTATTAGGACCATGGGGATACTGTGTATTGTAAAAACATAGTGTGCgtgaatactgtatatttgtcattaaaaaaaaaaacatgtataacTTAAT
Encoded here:
- the LOC133484149 gene encoding tubulin monoglycylase TTLL3-like is translated as MSDVEAEEVAARRSLPSTKLDKLKGAKALVEKAIKEQKVFSVQGRYPVIRAGLRARGWVERYLPNASHGSSHRQSDKDNDEDDGSTGTDNCAEIKERGDNGKEDDLDNMYDFMSRLVRNERTCFYWSSRYDSIYCRSLRQDQVTNHYAKTGNFTTKVGLCVNLRNLRWYDTADPDTFFPRCYRLGAEDERHAFIEDFRRTACSSLLKHVVETNMMPKEPTKNEQGKAESVVALVSAGVINTALQKCQEYLSVLAHSDIDVTAKTLPFVEENQWNHFLQKYYSVVHKGASIRSSADFVGRCQAMLAQLKEVCPQMDIDGVNNIWIIKPGAMSRGRGIVCMNRLDQILALVDSDRNMAKDSKWVVQKYLEQPMLINGTKFDLRQWFLVTDWNPLTVWFYRECYLRFSTQPYSTKKLHSSVHLCNNAIQKHFQPSHERHPGVPRDNMWSSSDFKTFLQQQGREAQWETVVVPGMQQAVVHVLQTAQDHVEHRKATFELYGADFMLGNDLRPWLLEVNASPTMACTSVVTARLCPAVQLDTLRVVLDKRNNPYACTGGFRLIYKQPAVETPQFIGLNLIVEGNHIKKPKSTKRRKRVGSTKPHLTQSAQIHFSSEDSDVMSKHQAESCEKTQERRSSPEKRQKTPSPRRERQERAVVHDASLVSEQHVVEDHTQPRRRPQCSGGRRGGSGAPLPQRSISFSHTPKPHNASRVCKSPIKPSHGVYLWRSFLPRTFSEPCNRPSTRVTSFSREQPPLLRLTSMQPGYRRPSTDTFQIESSYRFHKQRYMQTMSRYK